The DNA segment CTCCTCGTCGCCCACGTCGAAGCCGCCGCCCTCGACCCGCACGTCGTGCGCCGGGAGCTGCGCCAGGGCGTCGGCGAGCGGGATCTCGTAGGTCTCCTCGGGGATCATTACCGCCAGCGGCGTGCCGTCGTCACGGACGTCGAAGCCGCGCTCGCGGATCTGCCGGAAGGGGACCAGCGCCAGGCCCTCGCTCGGAAGGTCGGCCAGCCGGTCGCAGGTGCTGACCGGGCCGATCATGACCTCGACGGTCTCGTGATCGTGGCCCGGGGTGCGGCGGCGCAGCAGGGCGAACGGGCGGGGGTCGTCCGGCAAGCCGAGCAGGTTCATGGGTCCGTGCTCCTTCTCCGTGGATCAGTGGATCTGTGGATTCGGTGGAGAGGGAACGACCCGGAAAACGCCGAAGGCCGCCCCTCGGGCGGCCTTCGCGAAGTCTGTCGTACGCGCAGTCAGCGGGCCGCCGGATGAGCGGTCCACCACCAGTTCTGGGTCGAGTGCGCGAACATGCCAGGCACCTTATCCCATGTCCGGTGTCCGAGTCGTGTACCCCGTGTCTCAATTGCTGGGCATGGGGCAGGACGCCCGACCCGACCCCGTAATGTTGAGGTCGTGACCGTGAACGCTAAGACCAGCGCGAGCGCTGGCAACACCTGGCGAAACCTGCCCGCGGCGCAGCAGCCCGAGTACCCCGACACCGAGGCTCTGCGCGCAGTCGTTGCGGAGCTGGAGTCGTATCCGCCGCTCGTCTTCGCGGGCGAGTGCGACCAGCTGCGCGCCCGGATGGCGGCCGTCGCCAAGGGAGAGGCGTTCCTCCTCCAGGGAGGCGACTGCGCCGAGGCCTTCGACGCGGTGTCCGCCGACCAGATCCGCAACAAGCTCAAGACCCTGCTCCAGATGGGCGCCGTGCTGACGTACGCCGCGTCCGTCCCCGTGGTGAAGGTCGGCCGCATCGCCGGCCAGTACTCCAAGCCGCGCTCCAAGGGCACCGAGACCCGTGACGGCGTGACCCTGCCGACGTACCGCGGCGACTCGGTCAACGGCTTCGACTTCAACGAGGCCGCCCGCGTCCCGGACCCCGAGCGCCTGAAGCGGATGTACCACGCGTCCGCCTCCACGCTCAACCTGGTGCGCGCCTTCACCACCGGCGGTTACGCCGACCTGCGCCAGGTGCATGCCTGGAACCAGGACTTCGTGAAGTCGTCCCCGTCCGGCCAGCGCTACGAGCAGCTCGCCCGCGAGATCGACCAGGCGCTGAACTTCATGCACGCCTGCGGGGCCGACCCGGAGGAGTTCAAGACGGTCGAGTTCTACTCCTCGCACGAGGCGCTGCTGCTCGACTACGAGTCCGCGCTCACCCGCGTCGACTCGCGCACCGGGCAGCTGTACGACGTCTCCGCGCACATGGTGTGGGTCGGTGAGCGCACCCGGCAGCTGGACCACGCGCACATCGAGTTCGCCTCGAAGATCCGCAACCCGATCGGCATCAAGCTCGGCCCCACCACGACGGCCGAGGAGGCGCTGCAGTACATCGAGCGCCTGGACCCCGAGCGTGAGCCGGGCCGGCTGACCTTCATCGTCCGGATGGGCGCCGACAAGGTCCGCGACAAGCTCCCCGAGCTGGTCGAGAAGGTCACCGCCTCGGGCGCCACCGTGGCCTGGGTGACCGACCCGATGCACGGCAACACCTTCGAGGCGGCCTCCGGTCACAAGACCCGCCGCTTCGACGACGTGCTCGACGAGGTCAAGGGCTTCTTCGAGGTCCACAAGGCCCTCGGCACCCACCCGGGCGGCATCCACGTGGAGCTCACCGGCGACGACGTCACCGAGTGCGTGGGCGGCGGCGACGAGATCTTCGTCGACGACCTGCACCAGCGCTACGAGACGGCCTGTGACCCGCGGCTCAACCGCAGCCAGTCGCTTGACCTGGCCTTCCTCGTCGCCGAGATGTACAGGGACCAGTAGCCGGTTCGGTTGTTACATGCAAAGGGGTGGGGCGCGGATCACATACGATCCGCGCCCCACCCCACTTTTACGGCTCCTGTGTGACGGGTAAGGTTAGGTTAGCCTCACCGATCAAGGGGATGGCACTTCGATCCCGCCGGGAGGTGAACCGCGTGTACGTCTGCAGTTGCTTCGGCATCACCGAGCAGCAGGTCAAGAAGCACGCGGAGGGCGGTGCCTGCACCCCCCGCCAGATAGCTTCGGCCTGCAAGGCCGGTACGGACTGCGGGTCATGTGTACGCAGTATCCAGGCGCTCCTGGGCAGGGGTGCCTGCCCGCGCCGGGAGCTGGCCGACCGGGGCGAGCCCCTGCTCTCCGATCTTGAGGACGCGGCCTAGCTCGGCTGCTCGATCTGCTGCGCGATGTAGAGCGCCTCGCCGAGCTTCTCGATGAGTTCCAGCTGGGTGTCCAGGTAGTCGATGTGGTGCTCCTCGTCCTCGAGGATCGACTCGAAGATGTTCGCGGACGTGATGTCACCCTTGGTGCGCATCACCTCGATGCCGCGCTTGAGGCGGTCGATCGCCTCGACCTCGACCTGGCGGTCGGCCTGGAACATCTCGGTGACCGTCTGGCCCACCCGCACGTGGAAAAGCCGCTGGTAGTTGGGAAGGCCGTCCAGCATGAGGATGCGCTCGGTGAGCTTGTCCGCGTGCTTCATCTCATCGATGGACTCTTCACGCGTGTACTTGGCGAGCTTGGTCCAGCCTTTGTTGTCCTGGATCCGGTAGTGCAGCCAGTACTGGTTGATCGCCGTGAGCTCGCCGGTCAGCTGCTCGTTGAGGAATTCGAGGACCTCGGGGTCGCCCTGCATCGCAGAGGCTCCTTCCACGCGTGGTAACTGGCGGGTTGCGCCGCATGATTCCACCGCTGACGAAGATCGTCCAGTAAGTCTTCACTTAGTAAGTAAGTGCATGCTTAGTCCAGTTTGTGGTGGATTGTGGAGGGGTGTGGTCGGGTGCACTGCCCCCCGTCTGTCAGGATGGAGTCATGGGTCAGCCGGCAGAGCGCGAAGGTGGAGCAGCAGCACACGCCGAGCTTCCGCCGGGACAGCGAGTGCAGCGCGGCTGGCCGGTCACGCACTACGGCCCGGTCCCCAAGTTCCGGCCCGAGCGCTGGGAGTTCAGGGTGTTCGGGGCCACGGCCGACGGCGAGAAGCACTGCTGGACCCATGAGGAGTTCACGGCTCTGCCGTACAAGACCGTCGTCGCCGATCTGCACTGCGTCACGAAGTTCAGCATGCTCGGCGCGGAGTGGGGCGGCATTCCGGCCCGGACGATCCTGGAGATCGCCCCGCCGGCACCGGCCGTCACGCATGTGATGGTGTGGGCCGAGTACGGCTTCAGCTCCAACCTCCGCCTCGCCGACTTCGCCTCCGATCTCGCGATCTTCGCGACCCACAAGGACGGCGAACTGCTCACGGCGGAGCACGGATTCCCCCTCCGTCTGGTCGTCCCTCATCTGTACGCCTGGAAGGGGCCCAAGTGGGTCCGGGGTGTGG comes from the Streptomyces sp. NBC_00443 genome and includes:
- the bfr gene encoding bacterioferritin, which gives rise to MQGDPEVLEFLNEQLTGELTAINQYWLHYRIQDNKGWTKLAKYTREESIDEMKHADKLTERILMLDGLPNYQRLFHVRVGQTVTEMFQADRQVEVEAIDRLKRGIEVMRTKGDITSANIFESILEDEEHHIDYLDTQLELIEKLGEALYIAQQIEQPS
- a CDS encoding trp operon leader peptide, whose protein sequence is MFAHSTQNWWWTAHPAAR
- a CDS encoding class II 3-deoxy-7-phosphoheptulonate synthase, producing MTVNAKTSASAGNTWRNLPAAQQPEYPDTEALRAVVAELESYPPLVFAGECDQLRARMAAVAKGEAFLLQGGDCAEAFDAVSADQIRNKLKTLLQMGAVLTYAASVPVVKVGRIAGQYSKPRSKGTETRDGVTLPTYRGDSVNGFDFNEAARVPDPERLKRMYHASASTLNLVRAFTTGGYADLRQVHAWNQDFVKSSPSGQRYEQLAREIDQALNFMHACGADPEEFKTVEFYSSHEALLLDYESALTRVDSRTGQLYDVSAHMVWVGERTRQLDHAHIEFASKIRNPIGIKLGPTTTAEEALQYIERLDPEREPGRLTFIVRMGADKVRDKLPELVEKVTASGATVAWVTDPMHGNTFEAASGHKTRRFDDVLDEVKGFFEVHKALGTHPGGIHVELTGDDVTECVGGGDEIFVDDLHQRYETACDPRLNRSQSLDLAFLVAEMYRDQ
- a CDS encoding sulfite oxidase-like oxidoreductase; the encoded protein is MGQPAEREGGAAAHAELPPGQRVQRGWPVTHYGPVPKFRPERWEFRVFGATADGEKHCWTHEEFTALPYKTVVADLHCVTKFSMLGAEWGGIPARTILEIAPPAPAVTHVMVWAEYGFSSNLRLADFASDLAIFATHKDGELLTAEHGFPLRLVVPHLYAWKGPKWVRGVEYMTADRRGFWEERGYHNLGDPWKEQRYSYQEEPGDGPEL
- a CDS encoding (2Fe-2S)-binding protein; translated protein: MNRVYVCSCFGITEQQVKKHAEGGACTPRQIASACKAGTDCGSCVRSIQALLGRGACPRRELADRGEPLLSDLEDAA